The DNA window AACAAATCTATTTTCGGAATTGATCCCAGTACATGACATCTCCGGTACCCTTTCATTGCATCTATACAACTACAGCTGCTATAGCAGCTGTGTTTCTTATACCATAGTTGTACTATAGGTCCATCTTCAGCAATTTGAGCTGAACATGTTCACAATTTTGAGCGGATTCTTTATAATATATCGATTAACTTCTTATGTCGTGCGATCAAATTTTGACCTTCTAAGTAGAGTTATTTTCCATTGTTTTTGGTGACCCCATATACCAGCTATAGAAAGATACAAATCCAAAAGACCTAGTAAGATGACTTTTTGAGTGGACAAAGGTActaataaaagttttagattgCATCTTTGTTGGAGTTGTTTGCAGTGGGATGTAGGTTGGGCAAGAGTGCACACAACTATTGGCTTATCATTTGCCCTTATATTATTGTTTCATATCCTTTTGTAAAAGCTAGGTGAAACCCTACGCGTTGATGCGggcatttagtatgataacaaatATAAATAATGTGTAATATAGCTAGATGACGTAAGCTTACATAAGTTGACGTGATTTacaataatttaaatagtatataaaataacgattcaaatgtaaaattaAAGTGATGTAGCTTtgtaagagaagaaaataagggagataatttgcatcatagattaattatctatgggctaaaaacaattgaggtgatatgacttaataagagaaaaaaaaggaaggagataatttggaccatagattaattatataAGGGCTACAAACAATTGATATGATGATATTAATTAAGTGAAAATGAATTATATAGGTATATAagataatataaaaaatgatggaggggatatattgaaatattatgtgaattttGTGGAATAataatttaacatacttacattctaaagctctaaaatttatagataatataacatgtttgcaagatgaacaacccacggagaggtgtatcggtCGCTAAGGCATAACACAAGAACATCTTGTACGATTATAGTCGGGTTGTCAACATTTCCCCCAAACTGTAATTATCATCAACTCACTGAAAGATCGGAACAACCAGAGCCATGAGCGTAtcgagtggagctcagggtttatcaacaaatataaagGGTGTTGGAATACTACTCTCTAATCCATCTGACCACTATGTTTATTACTGAGTGGTAGttccacaaatataaatatttgatattaggACAAGTTccagtcaaacttttaaaagtcTAACCATCAATCGCAATACTTAATGTAAAAATAACGTCGCGCTACATGTAGTTTTTCTCAAATActtaatgtaaaaataaaagaagtgcTACATGTAGATTTCCCTTGAAGGAACTACCATAACATCACGAACTTACTAGAATTTATAAACTTGTTGTACTATAAAATGGATGGTAGggaatttaaaaattttgaccGAATTTTGTCCTAAATATTTATGATTGGATGACGTAACATTTTTTATCTACTCGGAAGGTTGTTGACGTGGTTCAACAATCTACAAGCCATAATCGAATATAGTGTATGTAGAAATTGTCATGTTTCAACTCTCACTCCTAGCACCCATCATCGGGTCAATCGCAACCCACAACTCTCCTTCACGCCATCTCATAGGTCCCCTTCCTTCTCTACCTCTAGCATTCTCGCCGACGGTGAGGGTAAGAGAACTCAAGTaagtttttagggttttcttaaACAAATTTTACTGTTTTAGGATCTATTAGATAGAGTTTGCCTTTTGTACATAGAGGTAGATTTATTTCGAGTTTGTCTTTTCTATCTCTTCGTTGATGTCTATTTGTTAGGTGGATCCTCCATGGAGACCTATAAAGGTTTGTCTATTGGGTTGCTGATGATTCAATCCGTGTCACTGGTGGTATTGATTTGCTAACATGTTAGAGGAACGGAGATGTCAGATGATGCTTAGTCATGTTCTTTGTGTGTGCTTGCGTTTTTCAACGGTGTTATTGTACTTGTCTATTCACGTTGCGGCAATCCAACATATGGAGCTCTTTATCTTTTTGTGAGGTTTTATACTTCTTGTTCTTGTGACAACAAGGTTATAGTTATATTTCTTATTCCATCCGTCCCACATAGACCTTGTTTCTAGAAATTCTAGAACAAATCAGTAGTGCGGCGAATTGATCAAATGTTTCTCATTAATTCATGGTTACAATTCTTATGTTCTAGTTTAAATGTGTATCTGGAGCATGTATAACTTAGAATTAAACACCTCGTGGACGGCGGCCAGCGGGGGAGCCCAcgcgctgctcctccgccgcccaccgacaactcctccccccaccaccgccgcgttGCCCGTTGCCGCCATCATCGCTGACGCCTGCCACCGAGGCTGGTGCCTCGCAGAGAAGGGACatagaagggagagagagaagaggggaaaagagagaggaggttgATGTGGCCTCGCTGACATGTAGGGTCCATGTGGATCGCACgttgactcagccgccacatcgGATAAATCGGGTTCAAAACCACCGAATGACCTAatgtgaacggttttgtaaattgagggatgtcatatatctagTTTTACGGTTGAGGTTAACTCAATAACAAGTTGAGGCATCTTGGGTTGTACTTTTTACCTTTAGCATAATCGAACAAGGATGCTAACATGGCATACAAACCTTTCCGGGCTCCACATATGTCCACGGGCCGACTTGTGACTTGGAGCACGTACGAGTGCACGACACGGACCGAGCCTGAACTCTGATGAAGTCGACTCTCGAAAAGGGTCCGTCTCCTCCGGAAAACAGAACACGGCTCGGTGGAGAAAAccgaaaagaggaaaaagaaaaaagaaagaaaaagaagaaaaatcctAGGGCTAGCCTCCGCAGACACACGCCATCCGAAATTCCCGTATCCTCTCGAGTCTCGTCTTCCTCGGCGCCGCCCCATCTCAGCCggacaccgcggcggcggcggcggcggacaggcTGTTCGCGCAGAACCGGCCGGGACGCATTGTTCCGTCGGTCGCGCGATCCAGgccggaggagaggggaggaaggagggggtGGGTGAGtcaaccctctctctctctgatcgGAGGTGGtagccctcctcctcgtcgccgggaGGCGGCTGATGCGGCGCCCATGGCCACGGTGGTGCTCACCTACCTGCAGAGCCTGTGGCCGCTCTCCGCTCTCCTGAGGGAGGACGACCTGCGGGCGTCCGCGCGGCTGCTGCGGGGCGTCCCCGTGCCGGAGGAGACGAAGCAGTTCGTGCTCGCGCTCCGCGACCGCGAGCCCGGCTCCGGCTCGCGCGGGGGCGTGATCTACATCCTCGCGGCGCAGAACCTGTCCGAGCGGTCGGCCTCCGACGCCGACTCCCTGATCAGGCGGGTGCGCCCCGCCGCCGTGGTCACGCAGCTCGCGCACACGGCGGCCGACGACGTCCGGGCCGAGGAGGAGTGCCTcgagggcggcggggccggcggcgtCCCGGCGTCCCCGTTCCAGGTGATCAAGAGGTGCGTCACGGAGAAGAGGAGCAAGGATCAGTACGtcaaggcggcggcgtgccagGTCTTGCAGGAGATTTTCGGGGTCGGGTTCTACGGCCATGTCTTGGCCGCGAAGAGAGCCGCGGAGGAGACGGGCTCGTGTTTTCTTTTGCTCGAGTCTCCGTATGAGAGGAATTGCAATGGCGGCGCATCGGGTGGCCAATCTACCATGGAAGAAGGCTCAGGTCAGCAATTGGCGAGTCGCTGCTCGCTCGCTCAAAGTTCAACGGATGATGGCACGGGTGGACAGTCACAGGGTAGCTGCTTGCTCACTCAGAGCACCAGTTCAATCGTAAGCTCGCATGTCAGGAAGATATGCCTTGTGGATGACATTGGGGGACAACTCGTGAAGTCGCTAGCGCCGACCGTTAATTTGTTGATGTCCCAGGCTATCTCTTCTGATGGTGTTTCAGAGTGCAAACTGGCTGAATGCAAGCCATCGGACAGATACGAGGCTCCACCTTTTGCACAGACTGTTTATCCGTTGCTTGCTGATCTTTATGATATATTTGTGGACATTCCGTCAATTGGAAAAGCTATGGCTTCTGCTCAGGAATTGCTCAGACAAGTTCATGATGGGAAGCCAATTTCCACTGAAATGCTGTCTGATGTGTATGTATTTAGGATCGCAATAGAAGCCCTCAGGATAGGTTTAAACAACGCAGGAAGAAGCCACATTGACACCAGAGATAATCATGGTTCaaaaaaattggatttttcAGAACTCAACTCTGAGGAGAAATGCCATATTCTTCTTGTGCAAGCCCTCAGAAGCCAGGTTAGGGAGTTTGGTTCTGTGGTGGCTGTAGTTGATGCCAGTTGCTTAGCTGGAATAAGGAGACACTGGGATACCCCTGTTCCTTCAGAGATTGCACAATTAGCCAGCAGCTGCTTCAAGCAATACGGCAATAAAAATGACAGTGAGGACAATGAGCTGCCATCATCAGTTGACAGCACAGATAAAAAGAGTTGGGTAGCTGAGAAACCTGTGGTCGTAGTTGGTGCAGGAGGAACAGCGATTCTGGGCTTTTCATCTTTATCAAAAACTGTACAGGCATCTGCCTTTCTTAAGCTGGCTCCCTATAAAACACCGGTGGTCCTGAAGTATGGCTTAATACAGCTGCAAAGGCATGCTTCCATCGTGTTAAGCAAGGTCCTATCGAATGGGGTTTTTAGTGCTAGTTCAAACGCATCCGTTTTACAATTCACAGCTTCATCGGAGAAGATTCGAGCAGTTACTCACACTGTAATTTCATCAgcaaagagaactagcttgaTGGCTATGCGAACTTCGTTCTACGAAATAATGCAGAAGAGGCAAAAACAACCTTTCAGGATCACTCCTTGGGCAACATTTGGTTGCAGCATGGCTGCATGCGCTGGTCTCCTGATGCATGGAGACGGGATTGAGTGTGCTGCTGAGGTCGCACCTTCTGTTCCCATGATTGCCACTCTGGGACGTGGTCTTGAGATCCTGCGCCTCACATCGCAGGAAGTGAGGCAAACAAGGGGCCAACATATAAAGGAAGCTTTGGGCGCGCTGATGAGCAACTTAAAGAAAACAGCAAAATAAAGACATAACAAAAAAATAACTGAGACTGTAGAGATTTCCATCATGCAATTTtgttgttagattttttttttgttacctcTGTACAGTGCATTCTTCTTGCTTTTACTGAGGTAATCGAATTCCTACAATGTGTTTTGGGGCGGTTCTACTTCTGGAGCATTTCATCCATATCAGCCCACCAACCTTCTGTACATACATGTATACAACATATGCCTAATTGACATCTCTAATGCTTTCTTCGGGATCATCTTTAATGCTTTAGTAACTCTTATTGAATCAGTGCTGATACCGATAAGAATGTGATGCAGCTATCTGTAATGTTCTAAGTGAAAAACCACCTGGAGATACTGCCACATGGACAGTAATGCTTATCTTTTGTGAATCATCGTCTTGGCTGTTCtatttgtgtttatattttcCCAGGCCTGGTTCAGCCTTGTGAATTTGCATATCTCTGATTGCCCCATTCATTTGCTCACTCAATGTTGTCTTCAAGCTTATCTGTGTACTTGACTGCCCTTTTCTTTATTATAAACAATTCTGGTTGCTCATTGTTGATTTTGAGCTAAGGACAAGTGGTCAATAGTATCCATTGTGATATGCACTTGTGTTACATATAATAGTGTATAAACATTTGTCTCATGGTTACAAAACAATGTGGAAAGAAAAAGCATCCTTGTGACCTTAGTTGCTAAAAATTGGCGGATGCCGCCTATACAAAAGTAAGGGGCCTCGCCCATCTGTAACACATTTACTTCCCATTTCTTCAGACAGTTGCTGCTTTGAGGGTGAGAAAATCAGAAATTTGGTTTGTGTAGAAATCTGGCTGGATCGAGTTGTCAGGGCTCTGAAGCATCTGTACAGAAGTGACACCTGCAAAATGCATCCAACACTTGGTGCTTGTACTAACATAAAATCAGCAGAGCATGCATAGTTCAGAAGGAGAGGAGGATCAAGGAACCTGAAAGGACCAGAAGAGTTTTGCAGCCTCCGTTTTGGCCAAACAAGATGTCGGTATCCAAACGGTCACCAACCATGCATATCTGGGATGTTGTGATCCCAAACCTGCCACAGAGGTAAACGAGAAGAAAGGTAAGAATCTGAAACCATCCATCCAGCTACATTTCTGATACCGATGGATGAAACATGACTGCTGCTGAGACAGTTGGCCTCTCACTTCTTTGCCAGGTAGTCCATCATGAATGTTGACGGCTTCCCGACAACGAGCGGTTCTTGTTTAGTTGAACCAAGAATTGCACCAACCATTGACCCTCCACCTGGTGAAGGCAAAATCTTCATCATCTTAAGCATTTATCCATCATATTCTAATGTAGGAAGAGCTGGAATGCCTGACTAACCTGCCCACTCTTGGGCATCAGTAAGATGGGTGACGGCGTCCCGGTTTGTGGCAATGAAAAGGCACCCTGGATTCTCACGAATGCACAGTGTCCCGTACCTTCAGAAGTTGAttagttgtaacttgtaagttaGCAAATCTTTTGTATTGGTTTTGGTTAATGCCAAACTTATTTACATGAACACGAGAGCTAAGATGTGATTTGGCAACACAGGCAGACAGCATTGGTCAACATTGGTAAAGAACTGcaatcatcaattcatcatctgAGGCATCTTGCATGCATCAATTATCAAATGGATGCATGATTATGATAGAACTACTAATCTGATTCTGCTTGCCTTACATATATGTTCATGTCTTCTTGACAATggaggaaagaagaagaaacttACTGTACTTTGTAGTAGTTAAAATAGCGATCGAATCCCACAACAACTGCTCCAACCTGTGACAAATCCAAATGGTTCTCAGTGCAATGATCGCATTTTACTGCAAACCAAAGTAGGGATCGTAGTTACATCTTTGTCATGTTCCATGTAAAATCCAGGCTTCAGCTCTATCTTCTTGTCTCCATCAGACTGCAAGATGATTGTTATGTGTGTTAATCTGTCCCAGGAATGCAGCACTGAACATGGGTTCAGAAATTTTATTACTTACTGGCCCGCCGAGGTACTGAAATCCAGCCAGCTCCAGCTCCTTCAGAATCCCGTCCTCTCCAATCACATAAACCTGAACAATAAAAATGTTAACCTTGCGCAAATATTATTTGCCAAAATTGCTGAACATGAACAGTAAAAATGGTAACGTTGTGCGCGTATCTTTGCACCAAAACATGTTAAAACTTCTGAAGATGATGATATAGATTAGATACCTTCTTGTCTTTGGGGAAATCGATGGACTGCAGGTACGCGGCAGCTGCGAACGACGAAGCGAAGATCTCTTCCTGCGTAGAGCGTTCCAGGCTCATCAGACCAGATTGGTTGGACAAGAAAATTTGGCAAAGAAAAATTGGCAGTTCATGGCATGAATCCTACCTCATTGACGTTTAGTCCCAGCGTCTCAAACTTCTTCCCGTACTGCTTCCTCGACTTGGTCGAGTTGTTCGTCACGAACACCAGCCTCTTGCCCTGCAACGCCACAACCCCATCATCATCAGCTTCAACTCCAGCAGATTGCTAATGCTAAGTTGGACTCGGAGTTCGAGAAGATCATTGCAGTTTGCGACGGACCTTTGATCTGAGCATGTCGAGCGTCTCCGGCACTCCGTCGATCAGCTTGTCGCCCTTCCAAATCACACCTACGCAAACAAAAAGAACGCGAAATTCATAACAAAATCACAATCAATCAAACCATCGAGCGATCAGTGTGCCATCTCACCGTCGCAATCGAATATGAACGTCTCGACGGAGTCGATGAGCGCGTCGGCGTCCTCCAGCTTCGCCGCGGggaccgcgccggccgccgccatcacgGACCTCCTCCTGGCAGCACCGCGCTGACCGGCCACCGGAGAAGAAACGGAGACCAATCCACCTCCCCGGCGGTACTGGCTCCTCCCGAAGGTCGGGGAGGACGGCGCCTGctgcggcgagggcgaggcggcggaggtggaggggaggaaggTGGGGGAGGCGCGCGTCAGGAGCatcgcggctgctgctgctgctgctgctacgtgCGTTTTTGTTTATCCGGTGGCgtctgtttggttggttggtgtcGTTTCGGTTTCGGCGAATGTAACGGTCACGTAGGAGTATGTGTAGTGTAGCAAgggaggctgctgctgctcatgtGGCGACGATGATTTGTGGCTGGgagcagagggaggagggatcAGGGATTTGGGGTGTGGCCGGCTAGTGTTGTGGCTGTCAATAGGCACATTGGCACGGCGTCTGTGAGGCTCAGGTGAGACCGTGAGGAGAGGAAGCAATCAAGCAACATGTCCGGTCCGGCATATCGATGTACCAAATGGTCTGTTCGATAGaactttaacttttttaaatttagcttcagaaGTTAAGTCTGTAGTGGAATCGTACAGCAGTCTAAACTCCTAAACTCAGCTCCATTTCTTTAGTTCATTTTGTAAAAACGCTCCACCTAGCTCCATTTTTATTTTAGGTGAAGCTAAAACTGTTTGACTGTGTTTTAGTTCTAGGAGAGTTGAAGCTGAAACTGCTAAACAGGCACTTATTGTTACTTGGGATTTAGCATTTGAGAGAAGCTCACGTACTccctttgtaaaaaaataagataagatATCCCAATACAAAGAACTGGACATGAACAAATTTTTCGTTTTTCGTGCGCATACTTCTTAACGAACTAaactatacatttttttaaaaaaaataccgaaaaattgctttaagtaatcatattaatctatttttaagtttaaaataattaatactcaattaatctaCATTAATGGCTCACGATACTATTTTTGTCTCCCCTCAAACACGCTTTAATGCTCTCTTTGGAACATAAATTTTTGGTGAGAGATAATATGATGCCACCAAATTCTTACTCATAGGTACAAGTAGGTACTTCTAGAAATTGTACAGAATTTACTTGTGCTAGGTTAGATGACAAACAGGGACTACAAAAGCCTGCTACATGTACAAATAAATTTCTGCTAATTTTATTGGTGTAGTTTTCATGCTATGTTTGGAATAGATGAATTTTAGTAAGAGCCGATATGCCTTCTTACCTGCAGGTTACACGTGAAATCGGAGGTGTTATATAATATACTcgctccgtccctaaatatttaacgccgttgactttttaaatatgtttgaccgttcgtcttatttaaaaacttttgtgaaacatgtaaaactatatgtatacataaaagtatatttaacaatgaatcaaatgataggaaaagaattaatccttacttaaattttttgaataagacgaacagtcaaacatgtttaaaaaagtc is part of the Oryza glaberrima chromosome 4, OglaRS2, whole genome shotgun sequence genome and encodes:
- the LOC127770727 gene encoding uncharacterized protein LOC127770727, which produces MATVVLTYLQSLWPLSALLREDDLRASARLLRGVPVPEETKQFVLALRDREPGSGSRGGVIYILAAQNLSERSASDADSLIRRVRPAAVVTQLAHTAADDVRAEEECLEGGGAGGVPASPFQVIKRCVTEKRSKDQYVKAAACQVLQEIFGVGFYGHVLAAKRAAEETGSCFLLLESPYERNCNGGASGGQSTMEEGSGQQLASRCSLAQSSTDDGTGGQSQGSCLLTQSTSSIVSSHVRKICLVDDIGGQLVKSLAPTVNLLMSQAISSDGVSECKLAECKPSDRYEAPPFAQTVYPLLADLYDIFVDIPSIGKAMASAQELLRQVHDGKPISTEMLSDVYVFRIAIEALRIGLNNAGRSHIDTRDNHGSKKLDFSELNSEEKCHILLVQALRSQVREFGSVVAVVDASCLAGIRRHWDTPVPSEIAQLASSCFKQYGNKNDSEDNELPSSVDSTDKKSWVAEKPVVVVGAGGTAILGFSSLSKTVQASAFLKLAPYKTPVVLKYGLIQLQRHASIVLSKVLSNGVFSASSNASVLQFTASSEKIRAVTHTVISSAKRTSLMAMRTSFYEIMQKRQKQPFRITPWATFGCSMAACAGLLMHGDGIECAAEVAPSVPMIATLGRGLEILRLTSQEVRQTRGQHIKEALGALMSNLKKTAK
- the LOC127770728 gene encoding phosphoglycolate phosphatase 1A, chloroplastic-like, encoding MLLTRASPTFLPSTSAASPSPQQAPSSPTFGRSQYRRGGGLVSVSSPVAGQRGAARRRSVMAAAGAVPAAKLEDADALIDSVETFIFDCDGVIWKGDKLIDGVPETLDMLRSKGKRLVFVTNNSTKSRKQYGKKFETLGLNVNEEEIFASSFAAAAYLQSIDFPKDKKVYVIGEDGILKELELAGFQYLGGPSDGDKKIELKPGFYMEHDKDVGAVVVGFDRYFNYYKVQYGTLCIRENPGCLFIATNRDAVTHLTDAQEWAGGGSMVGAILGSTKQEPLVVGKPSTFMMDYLAKKFGITTSQICMVGDRLDTDILFGQNGGCKTLLVLSGVTSVQMLQSPDNSIQPDFYTNQISDFLTLKAATV